The following coding sequences are from one Saccopteryx bilineata isolate mSacBil1 chromosome 3, mSacBil1_pri_phased_curated, whole genome shotgun sequence window:
- the FAM83E gene encoding protein FAM83E: MAASQLAALDGVESGAGGLPLTETSPGFLYSEGQRLALEALLSEGAEAFEACVQREGLRPFLGRDELRGLAAAAEDWTAVKQEPGRAAEGTTAANGDLGSLTYWPGQSEEPVPVLRLGWPEDSGWKGITRAQLYTQPPGEGHPPLKELVRQEIQAACKLVAVIMDIFTDPDLLLDLVDAATHRWVPVYLLLDRQQLPAFLTLSQQLGVNPWATENLDIRVVRGCSFQSRWRQQVTGKVREKFVLLDGERVISGSYSFTWSDSRLHRGLVTLLTGEIADAFSREFRTLYAASWPLPPAPTPGPFVSTLGGLRLAHSPHSVARRLSVAPVSPPLPDVSPLAQRLAACRVFDKDRQETLAIPGPALSDILRSIQHARTPSGPPARPSRSLWDLSRLSQLSGSSDGDNELKKSWGPKDTPARALMRQRGTGGGPRGETDPRPRAGSQPWCGPLPLLPARRLRYMSPTRTRFSDNVAPNPPEPRGGRHPDWATRAGHRGRP, encoded by the exons ATGGCGGCGTCCCAGCTTGCAGCACTGGACGGAGTGGAGTCCGGGGCCGGAGGGCTGCCCCTGACAGAGACCAGCCCTGGCTTCCTGTATTCCGAGGGCCAGCGACTGGCGCTAGAAGCTCTGCTGAGTGAGGGCGCAGAGGCGTTCGAGGCCTGCGTGCAGCGCGAGGGGCTACGGCCCTTCCTGGGCAGGGATGAGCTCCGGGGCCTGGCGGCGGCAGCTGAGGACTGGACAGCAGTCAAGCAGGAGCCCGGCAGAGCAGCAGAGGGGACCACCGCCGCCAATGGGGACTTGGGCAGCCTGACCTACTGGCCTGGACAGTCAGAGGAGCCAGTGCCCGTGCTGCGGCTGGGCTGGCCAGAGGACTCGGGCTGGAAGGGCATCACTCGGGCGCAGCTATATACCCAACCACCTGGTGAGGGCCACCCGCCCCTCAAGGAACTAGTGCGCCAGGAAATCCAGGCTGCCTGCAAG CTGGTAGCCGTCATCATGGACATATTCACTGACCCAGACCTGCTTTTGGACCTGGTGGACGCTGCCACACATCGCTGGGTGCCTGTCTACCTGCTCCTGGACCGCCAACAGCTCCCTGCCTTCCTGACGCTGTCCCAGCAGCTGGGGGTGAACCCATGGGCCACTGAG AACCTAGACATCCGCGTCGTGCGGGGCTGCAGTTTCCAGAGCCGCTGGCGGCAGCAGGTGACCGGCAAGGTGCGGGAGAAGTTTGTGCTGCTGGACGGCGAGAGGGTCATCTCAGGATCCTACAG CTTCACATGGAGCGACTCGCGCCTTCACCGTGGCCTGGTGACCCTGCTGACCGGCGAGATCGCTGACGCCTTCAGCCGTGAGTTCCGGACACTGTATGCAGCCTCCTGGCCGCTCCCACCGGCACCCACTCCGGGCCCCTTTGTCAGCACCCTGGGGGGGCTGCGGCTGGCCCACAGCCCGCACTCTGTGGCCCGCCGCCTCTCCGTGGCCCCTGTGTCACCGCCGCTGCCTGACGTGTCTCCCCTGGCCCAACGCCTGGCTGCCTGCCGAGTCTTCGATAAGGACAGGCAGGAGACCCTGGCCATTCCTGGGCCAGCGCTTAGTGACATTCTGAGGAGCATTCAGCATGCCCGGACCCCCAGCGGCCCTCCAGCTCGGCCCAGCAGATCCCTATGGGACCTGAGCCGCCTGTCCCAACTGTCAGGCTCCAGTGACGGTGACAACGAG CTCAAGAAATCCTGGGGCCCCAAGGACACCCCTGCCAGAGCCCTGATGAGGCAGCGGGGCACTGGGGGGGGCCCCAGGGGCGAGACGGACCCCCGTCCGCGGGCCGGGTCCCAGCCTTGGTGTGGCCCGCTGCCGCTCCTCCCTGCCCGCCGCCTCCGCTACATGTCCCCAACACGGACAAGGTTTAGTGACAATGTTGCACCCAACCCCCCGGAACCCAGAGGTGGCCGTCATCCAGACTGGGCCACCCGGGCAGGACACAGGGGGCGACCCTGA
- the SPACA4 gene encoding sperm acrosome membrane-associated protein 4, with protein MVLGWLLLLVMALPPGATGIKSCIFCELTDSSNCPGLLMSCGDDEDCFTGQGIAPGLSPIINKGCVESSWCGHEEPVTYQGVTYSLTSNCCYGHLCNRAPHLTGSRMAGAITCLAPGVLLLGWL; from the coding sequence ATGGTCCTCGGCTGGCTGCTGCTTCTGGTGATGGCTCTGCCGCCGGGCGCAACAGGCATCAAGAGCTGCATCTTCTGTGAGCTGACCGACTCTTCAAACTGCCCCGGCCTCCTCATGAGCTGCGGTGACGACGAGGACTGCTTCACGGGCCAAGGGATAGCTCCAGGCCTCAGCCCCATCATCAATAAAGGCTGCGTGGAGTCCAGCTGGTGTGGCCACGAAGAGCCTGTCACCTACCAGGGCGTCACCTACAGCCTCACATCCAACTGCTGCTATGGTCACCTGTGTAACAGGGCCCCCCACCTCACAGGCAGCCGGATGGCGGGGGCCATCACCTGCCTGGCACCAGGCGTGCTGCTGCTTGGCTGGCTGTGA